The following proteins come from a genomic window of Clostridia bacterium:
- a CDS encoding membrane dipeptidase, giving the protein PLVLMKRLSRFTYVADMLGEYVRRGVEADDMVAAKKQNRRCMFFATNGVPLPQDWVSVEQELRYIGMFAGLGVRSMHLTYQRRNMIGDGCGELGNAGLSDFGRAVVAEMNRVGVIIDVAHSGWRTSLEAARASSRPVVASHTGCVAVHNHVRCKPDEVIRAICDSGGFIGVFAVADFLGLSRDIVAMLAHVDHVVKHFGAEHVAIATDLVYVSRKSDEENKKIPRRRRPRKGWEKLWPPGAATTGYDQTRGLAWTNWPLFTVAMVQRGYSDTDIQKILGGNVLRVARAVMPRKISLEGLRTVVTAHAGDFGPS; this is encoded by the coding sequence CCCACTGGTGCTGATGAAGCGATTGTCGCGATTCACCTACGTAGCGGACATGCTCGGGGAGTATGTTCGGCGGGGGGTGGAAGCAGATGACATGGTCGCCGCGAAGAAGCAGAACCGACGCTGTATGTTCTTTGCTACCAACGGTGTTCCGCTGCCCCAGGATTGGGTGTCAGTGGAACAGGAACTGCGCTACATCGGCATGTTCGCCGGACTGGGCGTGCGCTCGATGCACCTGACGTACCAGCGCCGAAATATGATCGGAGACGGGTGCGGCGAGCTGGGCAACGCCGGGTTGAGTGACTTCGGCAGGGCCGTGGTGGCGGAGATGAATCGGGTTGGAGTCATTATTGACGTGGCCCATTCAGGATGGCGCACCAGCTTGGAAGCGGCCAGGGCATCAAGCCGTCCTGTTGTGGCTAGCCATACAGGCTGCGTAGCCGTCCACAACCATGTTCGATGCAAGCCGGACGAAGTGATTCGGGCAATCTGCGACTCGGGCGGTTTCATCGGTGTCTTTGCTGTCGCCGATTTCCTTGGCTTGAGCCGCGATATCGTCGCCATGCTCGCTCACGTCGACCACGTTGTGAAGCATTTCGGGGCAGAGCATGTCGCGATCGCGACGGACCTGGTATATGTTTCGAGGAAATCGGACGAGGAGAACAAGAAGATCCCACGGCGCCGTCGCCCTCGCAAAGGATGGGAGAAATTGTGGCCGCCCGGCGCTGCGACCACCGGGTACGATCAAACACGCGGCCTAGCATGGACCAATTGGCCGCTGTTCACGGTCGCGATGGTGCAGCGGGGCTACTCGGACACCGATATCCAGAAGATTCTGGGCGGCAATGTGCTCCGCGTGGCACGCGCGGTAATGCCAAGAAAGATCTCTCTTGAGGGTCTGAGGACGGTGGTAACAGCCCACGCCGGCGATTTTGGACCATCTTAA
- a CDS encoding integrase core domain-containing protein yields the protein MKDRVMFNVTAHPTAEWTAQQLREAFPFEEIPQYLLRDRDAIFGGEFRKHVKTMGINEVLSYPRSPWQRAYVERLIGTIRRECLDHVIVFNEASLQRHVKSFMAYYHESRTHLSLAKDAPESRPVQAAEAGRIVSIPQAGGLHHRYERRAA from the coding sequence ATGAAAGACCGTGTAATGTTCAACGTCACCGCCCATCCCACCGCCGAGTGGACAGCCCAGCAGCTACGCGAGGCGTTTCCCTTTGAGGAGATTCCGCAATACCTGCTACGCGACCGGGACGCCATCTTCGGCGGTGAGTTTCGGAAGCATGTGAAAACCATGGGAATCAATGAAGTGCTTTCATATCCGCGCTCGCCCTGGCAACGCGCTTACGTGGAACGCCTCATCGGCACGATTCGCCGCGAGTGTCTCGATCACGTGATCGTGTTCAACGAAGCCTCGCTGCAGCGGCATGTGAAATCGTTCATGGCGTATTACCACGAGTCGAGAACGCACCTGTCGCTGGCCAAGGACGCACCGGAGTCGCGGCCGGTGCAGGCAGCGGAAGCGGGCCGCATCGTTTCCATCCCGCAAGCCGGAGGGCTGCATCACCGGTACGAACGCCGCGCCGCCTAA
- a CDS encoding DUF3489 domain-containing protein: MKVFTIDSESRVWAFTSLSEAAGVQSQTDAQFSSEAGLLSATATWSPSRLLELWAGLPGSTPVRRFTDRKTAIRRIWNVVQTLTPTESKPSGAGRGRANSKQAQVLGLLNRAQGATLQDIVAATGWQPHTVRGFLSGVVSKRMKLALRSSKSNDGRRIYSLDLPSEPTQPERNNQSADKVAHGFDSEGRG, translated from the coding sequence AGCCGCGGGTGTGCAGTCTCAAACAGACGCACAATTCTCTAGCGAGGCGGGCCTGCTGAGTGCAACGGCCACATGGTCGCCATCGCGACTGTTGGAGCTCTGGGCGGGCCTGCCCGGCTCGACCCCCGTCAGGAGGTTTACCGATCGCAAGACGGCGATTCGCCGCATTTGGAACGTCGTTCAGACCCTGACCCCAACCGAAAGCAAGCCAAGCGGAGCCGGGCGTGGTAGGGCGAACAGCAAACAAGCGCAGGTGCTCGGACTGTTGAATCGCGCCCAAGGCGCTACATTGCAGGACATCGTTGCTGCCACGGGTTGGCAGCCGCATACTGTCCGCGGCTTCTTGAGTGGGGTAGTCAGCAAGAGAATGAAGCTCGCGCTGCGTTCGAGCAAATCCAACGACGGCCGGAGAATATATTCCCTCGATCTCCCTTCGGAGCCGACCCAACCGGAAAGGAACAACCAGAGTGCCGATAAAGTTGCACACGGTTTCGATTCGGAAGGGCGCGGGTGA